From bacterium:
CATACCGTCATTGGCCCCGACCATTACATACCGTTCGCGGCCATGGCCAAGGCTCGGAAATGGAAACTGTCAAAAACCCTCTGGATCACTTTTCTTTGCGGTATAGGGCATGTCGGGAGCTCGGTCCTGATCGGCCTGGTCGGGATCGCCCTGGGGTTAGTGGTGGGAAGACTGGAGATCGTGGAATCGTTCCGGGGCAACCTGGCCGCTTGGGCGATGATAGCTTTTGGGCTGGTATATGGCATCTGGGGGCTGCAACGGGCGCTGCGGGGCAAGGAGCACAGACATTTCCACTCACATGCTGACCTGGACGGCCACGAACACGATCACCGGCACACACCGGAAGAAGGACACATGCATGTTCACGAGGAGCCGGGCAAACAATCCATCACGCCATGGGTGCTGTTCACCGTCTTCGTTTTCGGACCCTGCGAGCCTTTGATCCCGCTGCTGATGTACCCGGCTGCCAAACACAGCACCGGCGGCATGCTGCTGGTAAGCCTGGTCTTTGCGGCGGCCACCATCGGTACCATGCTGATCACGGTCAGCATCACCACCCTGGGGTTCAAGGCGCTTCCCATGGGCAAACTGGAGCGGTACAGCCACGCCCTGGCCGGGGCCACCATAATGGCCTGCGGGCTGGCCATCCAGTTCCTGGGTCTGTGAACCAGGCAAAAAATAAATGTTTTCGCAGATGAAAAAGGGGTGCCAACCCGGCACCCCTTTTTAAATATTTGAACAAACCGTTTTCCTGTGCTATAATAAAACCACAGTCATATGATCAATCAGAAAAAGAATCACGGAAATGAAACTCTCTTCCTTTGACTATAATCTCCCTCCGGAGCTCATTGCCAAAAGCCCGGTTGAAAAACGCGATTCCTCCCGGCTGATGGTATTGCACCGCAATGACGGCCATATCGAGCACCGCCGGTTCAGCGATATAGTTGAATATCTTGAACCTTC
This genomic window contains:
- a CDS encoding sulfite exporter TauE/SafE family protein; this translates as MNNEITMLAITAASLGFIHTVIGPDHYIPFAAMAKARKWKLSKTLWITFLCGIGHVGSSVLIGLVGIALGLVVGRLEIVESFRGNLAAWAMIAFGLVYGIWGLQRALRGKEHRHFHSHADLDGHEHDHRHTPEEGHMHVHEEPGKQSITPWVLFTVFVFGPCEPLIPLLMYPAAKHSTGGMLLVSLVFAAATIGTMLITVSITTLGFKALPMGKLERYSHALAGATIMACGLAIQFLGL